One genomic region from Motacilla alba alba isolate MOTALB_02 chromosome 5, Motacilla_alba_V1.0_pri, whole genome shotgun sequence encodes:
- the BAZ1A gene encoding bromodomain adjacent to zinc finger domain protein 1A: MPLLHRKPFVRVKPPADLRPDERVFYCRVTNEIFRNYDDFFERTILCNSLVWSCAVTGKPGLTYQEALESEKKARHNLQSFPEALIIPVLYLATLTHRTRLHEICDEIFAYVKDRYFVDETVEVLRNNGARLQCKVLEVIAPAHHNGMANGHTSSADGDTIVISDSDDSETHNSSAQNGEKKAIIDPSLFKYKVQPIKKHLYEAVIVKASQLSRRKHLFSRDRLKLFLKQHCEPHDGVIKAKATSIEKYNLAEQNFSYFFPDEPPTFIFSPASRRRGRPPKRASASLEDNIKPKQNTPGNKSKVSRERARFQKQKEDVQAIAFEKAKLKQEKANAMEARKKEKEDKEKKREELKKIVEEERMKKKEEKERLKIEKEKEREKLREEKRKYVEYLKQWSKPREDMECDDLKELPIPVPVKTRLPPEIFGDALMVLEFLHAFGELFDLQDEFPEGVTLEVLEEALVGNDTEGPLCELLFFFLTAIFQAMAEEEEEVAKEQIADAETKDLTEALDEDADPTKSALSAVATLAAAWPQLHQGCNLKNLDLDSCTLSEILRLHILASGADITSANAKYRYQKRGGFDTTDDACMELRLSNPGLLKKLSSTSVYDLLPGEKMKILHALCGKLLTLVSTRDFIEDSVDVLRQAKQEFRELKAEQHRKEREAAAARIRKKREERLKEQELKMKEKQEKLKEEEQRIPAVEISVGEEEREELDTSTESKEMERKEQDVDTVTEDEEELGPNKKRRRGRRGQNGFKELTRQEETTCEKSESLTAEDEEALKQEQQKKEKELLEKIQNATACTNITPLGRDRLYRRYWIFPSVPGLFVEEDYSGLTEDMLLPRTSSFQNSGQSCTSEPQVFSKTGESLKSSESTSNIDQDSHTSVVVEVPRPVYKPNRWCFYSSREQLDQLLEALNSRGHRESALKETLLQEKSRIYEQLSSFPVEKFHIPEKPQSDVRPPVGRGRMQNVHDGSHPSAEKQLELRLRDFLLDIEDRIYQGTLGAIKVTDRQAWRAALEHGRYEFLNDENKENGIIKTVNEESEEMETDDHDKFIVKDRLIGLKTEAPSAASTSTSTPQAVSNVVHYLASALLQIEQGIERRFLKAPLDASDGGRSYKTVLDRWRESLLSSTSLSQVFLHLSTLDRSVIWSKSILNARCKVCRKKGDAESMVLCDGCDRGYHTYCIRPKLKVIPEGDWFCPECRPKQRSRRLSSRQRPSVESDEEAAEQLEGEEEANYDEMGQSEEEHYEEEQDEEDESQEEEEISPSKQGRSQVKFPLKMRAAKLNNPFSSQNSQRQARYASRSQPIESSSKITRRGLRNIKSASSAVTKPTLRLNSRTTRQSQSSLPADVFVELLSPRRRRRGRKSAGNTLGNSPSNSLGFQIVGTADPGERLRKFPVSASKLSLPVAEPKRRGRKRQSTESSPPILNRRSSGRQGGVHELSAFEQLIVELVRHDDSWPFMKLVSKIQVPDYYDIIKKPIALNIIREKVNKCEYKLASEFIEDIELMFSNCFEYNPRNTSEAKAGTRLQAFFHIQAQKLGLPITSGNVDHTAPAAKKSRI; the protein is encoded by the exons ATTGCAGTGTAAGGTTTTGGAAGTCATAGCTCCAGCCCATCACAATGGAATGGCGAATGGCCACACCAGCAGTGCTGATGGGGACACCATTGTCATCAGCGACAGTGACGACTCAGAAACGCACAATAGCTCTGCACAAAACGG ggagAAGAAAGCCATAATTGATCCTTCTTTGTTCAAATACAAAGTCCAACCTATTAAAAAACACCTATATGAAGCTGTTATTGTTAAAGCATCTCAACTAAG CCGGAGGAAACATCTCTTTTCTCGTGATAGACTTAAACTTTTTCTGAAACAACACTGTGAACCACATGATGGAGTAATTAAAGCTAAG GCAACATCAATTGAAAAATATAATCTAGCAGAACAAAACTTCTCCTATTTCTTTCCTGATGAACCACCCACATTTATCTTCAGTCCTGCAAGCAGACGCCGAGGGCGACCTCCGAAGAGGGCATCTGCAAGTCTT GAGGACAATATTAAACCTAAACAAAACACCCCAGGAAACAAAAGTAAAGTATCAAGGGAAAGGGCAAGGTTCCAGAAGCAAAAAGAAGATGTGCAGGCCATAG CTTTTGAAAAAGCTAAATTGAAACAAGAGAAGGCAAATGCTATGGAAGctaggaaaaaggagaaagaagataaggaaaagaagagagaagaattaaagaaaattgtggaagaagaaaggatgaaaaagaaagaagagaaagagagactcaaaatagaaaaggaaaaa GAAAGAGAGAAGCTAcgtgaggaaaaaagaaaatatgtggaATACCTGAAACAGTGGAGTAAGCCTAGAGAAGATATGGAGTGTGATGACCTTAAG GAACTTCCCATTCCAGTGCCAGTGAAGACGAGACTTCCTCCTGAGATCTTTGGTGATGCTCTGATGGTTTTGGAGTTTTTACATGCTTTTGGGGAACTTTTTGATCTTCAAGATGAATTTCCTGAAGGAGTGACTTTAG AGGTTTTAGAGGAAGCTCTTGTAGGAAATGACACTGAAGGCCCACTATGTgaattgctgtttttcttcctgactGCCATCTTTCAGGCAATGGCcgaagaggaagaggaagtgGCCAAAGAGCAAATAGCTGATGCTGAGACCAAAG ATTTAACAGAGGCTTTGGATGAAGATGCAGACCCCACAAAATCTGCACTGTCTGCAGTTGCAACTTTGGCAGCTGCATGGCCCCAGTTACATCAGG GCTGCAATTTGAAAAACTTGGATCTTGATAGCTGCACTCTTTCTGAGATTCTCAGACTTCACATTCTAGCATCAGGTGCTGATATAACATCAGCCAATGCAAAATACCGTTACCAGAAACGAGGAGGGTTTGATACTACTGATGATGCTTGCATGGAGCTGAGATTAAGTAATCCTGGTCTCTTGAAGAAACTTTCAAGTACCTCAGTGTATGATTTGTTGCCAG GAGAAAAGATGAAGATCCTTCATGCTCTCTGTGGCAAACTTCTGACTCTCGTCTCCACTCGAGATTTCATTGAGGACTCTGTTGATGTGCTACGACAAGCAAAACAGGAGTTCCGGGAATtaaaggcagagcagcaccgCAAAGAAcgagaggcagcagcagcaag GATACgtaagaaaagagaagaaaggttAAAAGAACAagagttaaaaatgaaagagaaacaagaaaagctgaaagaagaGGAGCAAAGAATTCCTGCTGTAGAAATATCTGTTGG GGAGGAGGAACGGGAAGAGCTTGATACTAGTACAGAGAGCAAAGAGATGGAACGTAAAGAGCAAGACGTGGACACAGTCACAGAGGATGAAGAAGAGCTGGGACCAAACAAAAAACGACGGAGAG GAAGGAGAGGGCAAAATGGATTTAAAGAACTTACAAGACAAGAAGAGACCACTTGTGAAAAGAGTGAATCTCTTACTGCTGAAGATGAAGAAGCTTTAAAACAGGaacaacaaaagaaagagaaggaactGTTAGAAAAGATTCAGAATGCAACAGCCTGCACAAATATCACCCCGTTAGGTCGTGACCGCCTGTACCGACGCTACTGGATTTTCCCTTCTGTTCCTGGATTGTTCGTAGAGGAGGACTATTCTGGTCTCACAGAAGACATGTTGTTGCCTCGAACCTCTTCCTTTCAGAATAGTGGACAGTCTTGCACAAGTGAACCTCAGGTATTCAGTAAAACTGGAGAGTCTTTGAAATCCTCTGAATCTACCTCCAATATTGACCAAGATTCACATACCAGTGTTGTCGTAGAGGTGCCAAGGCCAGTATACAAACCAAACCGTTGGTGCTTTTACAGTTCTCGGGAACAACTGGACCAACTCCTAGAGGCTCTCAATTCCCGAGGACATAGGGAGAGTGCCTTAAAAGAAACTCTTTTACAAGAGAAAAGTAGAATATATGAACAACTAAGCAGTTTTCCTGTGGAGAAATTCCATATTCCAG AAAAACCTCAAAGTGATGTCAGACCTCCTGTAGGACGGGGAAGGATGCAGAATGTCCACGATGGATCTCACCCATCTGCAGAGAAGCAACTTGAACTGAGACTTAGGGACTTTCTTTTGGACATTGAAGACAGGATCTACCAAGGAACATTGGGGGCTATTAAG GTTACAGACAGACAGGCTTGGAGAGCAGCCCTAGAACATGGGCGATATGAGTTTCTGAatgatgaaaacaaagaaaatggcATTATTAAAACTGTGAATGAAGAATCTGAAGAAATGGAAACTGATGATCATGATAAGTTTATTGTGAAAGACAG ACTCATTGGGTTAAAAACCGAAGCTCCAAGTGCTGCATCAACAAGCACAAGTACTCCTCAGGCAGTCAGTAATGTGGTCCACTACTTGGCATCTGCGCTGCTTCAGATAGAACAAGGAATTGAACGCAGGTTCCTCAAAGCACCTCTTG ATGCCAGTGATGGTGGACGGTCCTATAAAACAGTTCTGGATCGCTGGAGAGAGTCACTTCTTTCTTCTACCAGCTTGTCCCAAGTCTTCCTTCACCTGTCGACATTGGATCGAAGTGTCATCTGGTCCAAGTCCATCCTCAACGCTCGCTGCAAAGTGTGTCGGAAGAAAGGCGATGCAGAAAGCATGGTGCTGTGTGATGGCTGCGACCGAGGGTATCACACGTACTGCATCAGGCCCAAGCTGAAG GTCATTCCTGAAGGAGATTGGTTTTGCCCAGAGTGCCGACCAAAACAGCGCTCTAGACGCCTCTCCTCCAGACAGAGACCTTCTGTGGAAAGTGATGAAGAGGCTGCTGAACAACtagaaggggaagaagaggcAAACTATGACGAGATGGGACAAAGTGAGGAGGAGCATTATGAAGAAGAGCAAGATGAAGAGGATGAATCgcaagaggaggaagagatAAG CCCATCAAAGCAAGGAAGATCTCAGGTCaagtttccattaaaaatgaGAGCAGCCAAGCTCAACAATCCATTCTCGAGTCAAAACAGCCAGCGTCAGGCAAGATATGCTTCTCGGAGCCAACCAATTGAATCTTCATCAAAAATTACCAGAAGGGGTTTGAGAAACATAAAATCAGCCTCCTCAGCAGTGACAAAGCCCACTTTAAGACTTAATAGCCGGACCACTCGTCAGAGCCAAAGTTCATTACCAGCAGATGTTTTTGTGGAGTTACTCAGTCCTCGAAGAAGAcgaagaggaagaaagagcgCTGGTAACACACTGGGAAACAGCCCTTCCAACTCTCTCGGGTTTCAAATCGTGGGTACTGCAGACCCCGGTGAACGGCTTAGGAAATTCCCAGTTTCTGCTTCAAAGCTTTCTCTTCCTGTTGCCGAACCCaagagaagaggcagaaaacGACAATCTACAG aatcaTCTCCTCCGATACTGAACAGGAGAAGTTCAGGACGTCAGGGCGGAGTCCATGAACTCTCAGCTTTTGAGCAGCTCATAGTGGAACTGGTGCGGCACGATGACAGCTGGCCTTTCATGAAACTGGTTTCCAAAATCCAG gtaccAGACTACTATGATATAATCAAAAAACCTATTGCCTTAAATATAATCCGTGAAAAAGTGAATAAATGTGAATATAAGTTAGCAT CTGAATTCATTGAAGATATTGAGCTGATGTTTTCGAACTGCTTTGAATACAACCCTCGTAACACAAGTGAAGCAAAAGCTGGAACTAGACTTCAAGCTTTCTTCCACATTCAGGCTCAAAAGCTTGGACTTCCGATCACATCTGGTAACGTGGACCACACCGCTCCCGCGGCAAAGAAGTCACGAATCTAA